In Silene latifolia isolate original U9 population chromosome X, ASM4854445v1, whole genome shotgun sequence, the following proteins share a genomic window:
- the LOC141622754 gene encoding uncharacterized protein LOC141622754 isoform X1, whose translation MARVIPSTFSLYNSNAPSSFHPPFSIVITSPFFSTNPRLQCNATKKPSFVDQILDYIQGGPKLRKWYGAPELLPKDGSVTQEEDDPDVEDARDAVLVTDGDSDIGQMVILSLIVKRAKVKALVKDRRAALEAFGTYVESFSGDANDKTAIKKVLKGVRAVICPNEGFLSKVGSLKGVQHVILLSQLSVYKGADGIQALMTSTARKLAEQDESTLTALGVPYTIIRAGSLLNSPGGTQGFSFQEGVAAKGSLSKEDASFICVEALESIPDTGLIIEVANGEEKVSDWKQFFAELMEKQRKTQ comes from the exons ATGGCTCGTGTGATCCCCTCAACATTCTCTCTATACAACTCAAATGCTCCTTCATCTTTTCATCCACCGTTTTCAATTGTAATTACTTCTCCATTTTTCTCAACTAACCCTCGTTTGCAATGCAATGCAACCAAGAAACCCAGCTTTGTTGATCAAATTCTCGATTATATTCAAG GAGGACCAAAATTAAGAAAATGGTATGGAGCACCTGAACTCCTTCCGAAAGACGGATCAGTAACCCAAGAAGAGGATGATCCTG ACGTAGAAGACGCTAGGGATGCCGTATTGGTAACTGATGGAGACAGCGACATTGGCCAG ATGGTGATTCTGTCTCTAATTGTCAAACGAGCCAAAGTGAAGGCACTAGTTAAAGATAGGCGGGCAGCCCTTGAAGCCTTCGGAACTTATGTTGAG TCATTTTCCGGAGATGCAAATGATAAGACAGCTATTAAGAAAGTCTTGAAGGGTGTTCGTGCAGTTATATGCCCTAAC GAAGGTTTCCTATCCAAAGTCGGGAGCTTAAAAGGAGTACAACACGTTATTCTCTTATCGCAG TTATCTGTGTATAAAGGTGCTGATGGCATTCAAGCTTTAATGACTAGCACTGCAAGAAAGTTGGCTGAGCAAGATGAATCTACGCTGACGGCCTTAGGAGTTCCGTATACTATTATCAGAGCAGGTTCGTTGCTGAACTCCCCGGGCGGAACACAAGGGTTTAGCTTTCAAGAG GGTGTTGCAGCTAAGGGAAGTCTGAGCAAGGAAGACGCGTCCTTCATTTGTGTTGAGGCTCTCGAATCCATTCCAGACACTGGACTAATAATAGAG GTAGCAAATGGAGAAGAGAAGGTTTCAGACTGGAAACAATTTTTTGCAGAGCTCATGGAAAAACAGCGCAAAACCCAATGA
- the LOC141622751 gene encoding serine/threonine-protein kinase GRIK2-like: MEMGCFGCFGFSRRHKAIARPRFRWGGFAGGMSREKLLRPGIVEEEEEEEDEDEDNDRLYNGESTSMTQGDDSDMPSTAKRSEEVLSFKIKNGLICRQFQVKETCKLVRSEDENGNKMINEYVRECKIGSGSYAKVVLYRSSIDGINYAIKAFHKSHLLKQRVAPSETAMTDVLREVLIMKIVSHPNIVNLIEVIDDPDTDHFYMVLEYVEEKWDHEGAGPQGGLGEATARKYLRDIVSGLMYLHSHNIVHMDIKPQNLLVTRNGTVKIADFSVSQVFEGDNDELRRSPGTPVITAPECCLGISYRGKAADTWAVGITLHCMIMGSFPFIGETLQDTYDKIVNDPLNLPDNINPQLRNLLEGLLCKDPKQRMTLEVVAEHPWVLGEDGPLPEFLCWCNQNGLQRDLLANGVDEKTNGGEGEF, from the exons ATGGAGATGGGCTGCTTTGGTTGCTTTGGGTTCTCGAGGAGGCACAAAGCGATTGCAAGGCCGAGATTTCGATGGGGTGGGTTTGCGGGCGGGATGTCCCGAGAAAAGTTGCTGAGGCCGGGGATAgtggaagaggaagaggaggaagaagacgAAGACGAAGACAACGATAGGCTGTATAATGGAGAGTCTACTAGTATGACTCAAGGAGATGACAGTGATATGCCCAGCACAGCTAAACGGTCTGAAGAGGTTCTCAGTTTCAAGATCAAGAATGGGTTGATTTGTAGGCAATTTCAAGTCAAGGAAACTTGCAAATTAGTTCGATCTGAG GATGAAAATGGAAATAAGATGATAAATGAGTACGTTCGAGAGTGTAAAATTGGCTCTGGGAGTTATGCCAAAGTG GTTCTGTATCGGAGCAGCATAGATGGGATAAATTACGCAATTAAG GCATTCCACAAGtcccatttgctaaagcaacggGTTGCACCCTCAGAAACTGCTATGACAGATGTTCTACGGGAG GTACTAATTATGAAAATTGTGAGCCACCCTAACATAGTCAATCTCATTGAGGTGATTGATGACCCAGACACTGATCACTTCTATATGG TTCTCGAGTATGTTGAGGAGAAATGGGACCACGAGGGTGCTGGTCCACAAGGTGGTTTAGGAGAAGCTACTGCTAGAAAATATCTGCGCGATATTGTTTCTGGTCTAATGTATCTTCATTCACAT AATATAGTGCATATGGATATAAAGCCGCAGAATCTTTTGGTTACTCGAAATGGCACTGTGAAGATAGCAGACTTTAGTGTCAGCCAAGTATTTGAG GGTGATAATGATGAGCTAAGGCGCTCTCCTGGTACACCCGTTATAACTGCTCCCGAATGTTGCTTAG GTATATCTTATCGTGGGAAAGCGGCTGACACATGGGCAGTGGGAATCACATTACACTGTATGATAATGGGCAGCTTTCCTTTCATTGGAGAGACACTGCAAGATACCTATGACAAG ATTGTTAATGATCCACTGAATCTCCCTGACAATATTAATCCACAACTCAGAAATTTGCTAGAGGGGCTTCTTTGCAAAG ACCCGAAACAGAGGATGACACTAGAGGTTGTTGCTGAACATCCATGGGTTCTTGGTGAAGATGGACCACTTCCTGAGTTTTTGTGTTGGTGCAACCAAAATGGCTTGCAGCGGGATTTGTTAGCCAACGGTGTCGATGAAAAAACAAACGGTGGCGAAGGAGAGTTTTGA
- the LOC141622748 gene encoding putative GTP diphosphokinase RSH2, chloroplastic encodes MAVSTIAMYASPPTSSIHDFEIPSTSVSTTSTSSSRIIGGLTRLLSSSTATGSTAVCGGGGGVDDGGSLGSSFRYGGCSPLKRDYPQSSPVSVLTGPVSGSVSRSFDDGGIGLGFRVDEVEFNLGDDHDGCGDVVEELLNGAQIRNKIFCDDFVVKAFYQAELAHRGQLRASGHLYLQHCVETAMLLASIGANSTVVAAGLLHDSIDDSFLTYDYILAMFGQAVADLVQGVSKLSNVSKLARDNGTAYKIIEADRMHTMFLAMADARAVLIKLADRLHNMMTLEALPVHKQYRFAKETLEIFAPLANRLGISTWKEQLENLCFKHLFPNKHNEMSSKLDKFFDQAVIESATEKLDQALKKEDIFCHELSGRHKSLYSIYRKMLKKKLTMDEVHDIHGLRLIVENEDDCYKALKVVHQLWPEVPGKLKNYIDHPKINGYRSLHTVVVGEGMVPLEVQIRTHEMHLQAEFGFAAHWRYKEGECKHSSYVLQMVEWARWAVSWHCENMNDDQSSGVFADSVRRPCKFPTHSEDCPYSYKPQSNQDGPVFVILIDNDKMSVQEFPTNSTMMDLLERTGHGSPRWTPYGFPVKEDLRPRLNHEPVSDPTCRLKMGDVIELTPAIPDKSLVEYREEIQRMYNRGRSVSMSGNATTRPRVVGWRN; translated from the exons ATGGCGGTATCAACAATCGCGATGTACGCAAGTCCACCGACAAGTAGTATACACGATTTCGAAATACCATCCACGTCAGTATCGACAACATCCACGTCATCATCTAGAATAATCGGCGGGTTGACCCGGTTATTATCATCGTCGACGGCGACCGGGTCGACCGCCGTGTGCGGAGGTGGTGGCGGTGTAGATGATGGTGGGAGTTTGGGGAGTTCGTTTAGGTACGGAGGGTGTTCGCCGTTGAAACGGGATTATCCGCAGAGTAGTCCGGTGTCGGTGTTAACAGGACCGGTTTCGGGTTCGGTGTCGAGGAGTTTTGATGATGGTGGAATtggattagggtttagggttgacGAGGTTGAGTTTAACTTGGGGGATGATCATGAtggttgtggtgatgtggtggaGGAATTGTTGAATGGCGCGCAAATTAGGAATAAGATATTTTGTGATGATTTCGTTGTTAAGGCTTTTTATCAAGCTGAATTAGCTCATAGAGGACAG TTGAGAGCTAGTGGCCATTTATATCTGCAGCACTGTGTAGAAACAGCTATGCTTCTGGCTTCAATTGGAGCAAACTCGACAGTCGTAGCAGCTGGGTTGTTGCATGattccattgatgattcttttctcaCTTATGACTACATTTTGGCCATGTTTGGACAGGCAGTGGCTGATTTAGTTCAAGGG GTGTCAAAACTAAGCAACGTGAGCAAGCTTGCACGTGATAATGGCACAGCGTACAAAATAATCGAAGCAGATCGCATGCATACCATGTTTCTTGCCATGGCCGACGCTAGGGCAGTTCTAATAAAATTGGCAGATAGATTGCACAATATGATGACGTTGGAAGCATTGCCTGTGCACAAGCAGTACAGGTTTGCGAAAGAGACATTGGAGATATTTGCTCCGTTGGCTAACAGACTTGGTATATCTACGTGGAAAGAGCAGCTAGAAAACCTTTGTTTCAAGCATCTGTTCCCAAATAAGCATAATGAAATGTCCTCCAAGCTTGACAAATTTTTTGATCAAGCAGTGATTGAGTCAGCTACTGAGAAACTTGACCAGGCTCTCAAAAAGGAAGATATATTTTGTCACGAGTTATCTGGCCGTCACAAAAGCCTATACAGCATTTATCGCAAAATGCTCAA GAAGAAACTGACGATGGACGAGGTTCATGATATCCATGGATTACGTTTGATTGTTGAGAATGAAGATGATTGTTATAAAGCCCTGAAAGTTGTTCATCAGTTATGGCCTGAGGTGCCTgggaagctcaagaactacatTGATCATCCGAAGATTAATGG gtATCGTTCTCTTCACACAGTTGTGGTTGGTGAAGGAATGGTTCCACTTGAAGTTCAAATCCGCACCCATGAAATGCACCTTCAAGCAGAGTTTGGATTTGCAGCTCACTGGAGGTACAAGGAGGGTGAATGCAAGCACTCATCTTATGTACTCCAAATGGTCGAATGGGCTAGATGGGCCGTCAGTTGGCATTGTGAGAATATGAACGACGACCAGTCATCTGGTGTCTTTGCCGATTCAGTTAGGCGACCGTGTAAGTTCCCCACTCATTCTGAGGACTGTCCGTATTCGTACAAGCCCCAAAGCAATCAAGACGGACCAGTATTCGTCATCTTGATAGATAATGATAAG ATGTCTGTCCAAGAATTCCCGACAAACTCCACCATGATGGACCTTTTAGAGAGAACAGGCCACGGCAGTCCTCGCTGGACACCTTATGGCTTCCCTGTGAAGGAGGACTTGAGGCCTCGCCTCAACCACGAGCCTGTTAGTGACCCGACTTGCCGGCTCAAAATGGGTGATGTTATCGAACTAACTCCTGCCATTCCCGACAAGTCTCTTGTTGAGTACCGGGAAGAGATACAACGCATGTACAATCGGGGTCGTTCTGTCTCAATGTCAGGCAATGCTACCACACGCCCGAGGGTGGTTGGCTGGAGAAACTGA
- the LOC141622754 gene encoding uncharacterized protein LOC141622754 isoform X2, translated as MQPRNPALLIKFSIIFKDGESRFLPILEELRSVILYFAGGPKLRKWYGAPELLPKDGSVTQEEDDPDVEDARDAVLVTDGDSDIGQMVILSLIVKRAKVKALVKDRRAALEAFGTYVESFSGDANDKTAIKKVLKGVRAVICPNEGFLSKVGSLKGVQHVILLSQLSVYKGADGIQALMTSTARKLAEQDESTLTALGVPYTIIRAGSLLNSPGGTQGFSFQEGVAAKGSLSKEDASFICVEALESIPDTGLIIEVANGEEKVSDWKQFFAELMEKQRKTQ; from the exons ATGCAACCAAGAAACCCAGCTTTGTTGATCAAATTCTCGATTATATTCAAG GACGGAGAGAGTAGATTTTTGCCAATTTTGGAGGAGTTACGGAGTGTAATTCTGTACTTTGCAGGAGGACCAAAATTAAGAAAATGGTATGGAGCACCTGAACTCCTTCCGAAAGACGGATCAGTAACCCAAGAAGAGGATGATCCTG ACGTAGAAGACGCTAGGGATGCCGTATTGGTAACTGATGGAGACAGCGACATTGGCCAG ATGGTGATTCTGTCTCTAATTGTCAAACGAGCCAAAGTGAAGGCACTAGTTAAAGATAGGCGGGCAGCCCTTGAAGCCTTCGGAACTTATGTTGAG TCATTTTCCGGAGATGCAAATGATAAGACAGCTATTAAGAAAGTCTTGAAGGGTGTTCGTGCAGTTATATGCCCTAAC GAAGGTTTCCTATCCAAAGTCGGGAGCTTAAAAGGAGTACAACACGTTATTCTCTTATCGCAG TTATCTGTGTATAAAGGTGCTGATGGCATTCAAGCTTTAATGACTAGCACTGCAAGAAAGTTGGCTGAGCAAGATGAATCTACGCTGACGGCCTTAGGAGTTCCGTATACTATTATCAGAGCAGGTTCGTTGCTGAACTCCCCGGGCGGAACACAAGGGTTTAGCTTTCAAGAG GGTGTTGCAGCTAAGGGAAGTCTGAGCAAGGAAGACGCGTCCTTCATTTGTGTTGAGGCTCTCGAATCCATTCCAGACACTGGACTAATAATAGAG GTAGCAAATGGAGAAGAGAAGGTTTCAGACTGGAAACAATTTTTTGCAGAGCTCATGGAAAAACAGCGCAAAACCCAATGA